DNA from Nocardioides yefusunii:
GCCTACGTGCTGGCCAACACCGTCGGCATGGTGATCAGTTTCCGCGGCACCCGTAACTGGGCCTTCGCCGAGCGCGACGTACGGCACAAGGACGGCGGCCGCACGGCGTTCATCGTCATCAACTTCGCGACCATGCTGATCCCGATGGCCTGCCTCTGGATCAGTCGCGGCGCGCTGGGCCTCGACGACGCCGTCTCGGACAACATCTCGGCCAACGTGATCGGTCTTGGTATCGGTACCGCCGCCCGGTTCGCGCTGCTGCGTCAGTACGTCTTCCCGCGTGAAGGCCTGGCCGTCACCACCGGTTCGCAGCCGGTGGTCACCCTCGACGGCGCCGTCGCGACCGGTGAGACCGACGCGGAGTCCGCGCCGGCCCGCCGCACGGCGTGATCTCTCACGCCTGACGTTCAACCCTGACGTTCAACTCTGCGGGGTCCAGAGCCCGGTCCAGGAATGGCCCAGCTCACGCACCAGCGTGCGCACCGTCTGCAGGCTCACCCCGACGACGTTGTGGTGATCGCCCTCGATCCCGGTGACGAATGCCGCCGCGTACCCCTCCAGGGTGAAGGCACCAGCCACCCAGAGCGGTTCGCCGGTGGCCACGTAGGCAGCGATCTCGTCGTCGTCGACGTCGGCGAAGTGCACGGTCGTCGAGCAGGTCGCGGTGACGGTGCGGCCCGAGGCGGTGTCGGTGAGGGTGTGACCGGTGTGCAGGACACCGGAGCGCCCGCGCATCTGCTGCCACCGCTGCACCGCGACCTCGGGGAACTCCGGCTTGCCGAGCGCCTCGCCGTCGAGTTCGAGGACCGAGTCGCAGGCCAGCACCAGGGCACCCTCCGGCACCTCGTCGTGCTCGGGCAGCACGGCCACCACGGCGGCGCACTTCAGTTCCGACAATGCCTGGGCCAGCGGCGCGGGAGCGAGCCCGCTCAGCTGGTCCTCGTCGACGCCGGAGACGATCACGACCGGCTCGACGCCGGCGGTGCGCAGCGTCTTGAGCCGGGACGGGGACTGCGAGGCCAGGACCAGCGTCATGGAGGGCCGGACGCCGGTGGTGGGGGTGCTCATGCGTCGTTCTCCTCGGAGAGGGCGCGCAGGGCGGCGCGCAGCGGGTCCAGGCCCATCGACCCGAGGTCGAGGGCGCGGGAGTGGAAGGTCTTGGGGTCGAAGGCGTCGCCGGCCAGAGCACGGGCCTCGTCGCGGGCTGCGAGCCAGATACGCTCGCCGACCTTGTACGACGGTGCCTGTCCGGGCCAGCCGAGATAGCGGTCGACCTCGAACTTCAACGTCGCGGCGTCGAGCTGGGTGTGCTCGCCCATGAACTCCAGGCCCAGGGCGGGGGTCCAGGTCTCGCCGGGGTGGAAACCGAACGGGTTGTCGGTCGGGATCTCCAACTCCAGGTGCATGCCGAGGTCGACGACGACGCGGGCCGCACGCAGCGCCTGGGCGTCGAGGAAACCGAGACGGTCGGCGGGGTCGGAGAGGTGACCGAGTTCGTCCATCAGGTGCTCGGCGTACAGCGCCCAGCCCTCGCCGTGGCCCGAGACCCAGCACATGGTGCGCTGCCAACGGTTGAGGAGTTCAGCACGGTGGACGGTCTGGCCGATCTGCAGGTGGTGACCGGGGACGCCCTCGTGGAAGACGGTGGTGGTCTCGCGCCACGGGGTGAAGGAGGTGATGCCCTCGGGCACCGACCACCACATGCGTCCCGGGCGGGAGAAGTCCTCGCTGGGGCCGGTGTAGTAGATGCCGCCGTCGTTGGTCGGGGCCAGGCAGCACTCGATGGTGCGCACCGGGGCAGGAATGTCGAAATGGGTGTCTGCCAGTGCCTCGACGGTGCGGTCGGCCAGATCCTGCATCCAGGCGCGGAACGCCTCGCCGCCCTCGATTCGACGGGCCGGGTCGGCGTCGAGGTGGGCAACGGCCGCGGCGAGGTCGGCGCCGGGCACGATCGCGTCGGCCGTGACGTCCATGTCGGCCTTGATCCGGGCCAGCTCGGCCCAGCCCCAGGCGTAGGTCTCCTCGAGGTCGATCTCCGCGCCGAGGAAGGCACGGGAGGCGAGGGCGTAGTGCTCACGGCCCACCGCCTCGTTGCGACGACCCTGGGGTGCCATCTCGTCGTCGAGGAACATGCCGAACTCGGCCAGCGCACGCGACGCGGCACGGGCCGCCTTCTCCAGCCCGGTGCGCAGTGCTCCCTCGGCGTCGGCACCTGCTGCCAGGTCGACGAAGAAGTCTCCCGAGCCGGTCTGGCCGGTCCAGCGCTCCACCTGGGCCGCGACCTCGGTGTACTGCCGCGCTGCGACGACGTGGCCGCGGGCAGCTTCCTCGGCCAGAGTCACCCGGTACCCCTCCAACGTGGCGGGGACGGCCTCGAGACGCGCGACGATCTTCTCCCACGCCTCGGTGCCCTCGGTCGGCATCAGGTCGAAGACCGAGCGGATCGAGTGCAGGGGGGAGTCGATGACGCTCAGGGCGCAGCGCTCGTGACCGGCCTCGCTCAGCTCGACCTGCAGCCCGACGCGCTCCAGGAACGCCGCCTTCGCCACGGCCTCGCGGGCGTCGACCGGGGTCAGCGCCGCGACGTCGGCCAGAGCCCGGCGGGCGAGTTCCTCGCGCGCGGCGAACCCGGCGGGGGAGTAGTCGGTGAGGAGGTGGTCGTACCCCTCGATGCCGTAGTAGGTCGCCGCGATCGGGTCGAGCGCGGCGTACTCGACGACGTAGGCGTCACAACGGGCGTCGACGGTGCGCTCGTCGGCGCGCTCGTCAGAAGGCACGTCAACAGGCAGGGAGGTGGGGTGCTCGGCATTCACGATGCCGAGCCTATGCCGCCGCAGGGGCTCTCCCGAACCTCCCCCGACGGGCTCAGAACCAGCTGCGGATCAGTTCGACGCCCCCCAGGACGGTCCAGAAACGCAGGGTGCGTCCGGCCAGCCCGGTCACGAGGAACACCCACAGGCGCACCTTGATCACGCCGGCCAGGACCGACAACACGGCGTACGGGGGGATGCCTCCCCACGCGGAGAGGAACAGCAGGCCGCCGGTGAAGACCGGCCGGCCCTCGGCGCGTTCCTGCCACTTCGCCAAGGACGCCTGCGCCTTCGGCTTCTCCATGTACGTGCGGACCCACGAGGCGCGCTCGACGTTGGTGCCGCCCCAGTACCAGAGCCACTTGCCGGCCATCTGTCCCACGCCTGCGGCCAGGGCGAGTGCGAACATCGGGACGTCGGTCTTCGCGTCAGCGACGACCAGGATCGCCTCGATGTTGATCACCGGGATCAACGCTGAGGCGAAGGCGCTGAGGAGAAGGCTCAGCAGGACGCCCATCAGGCGGGGTGAGGGTGCGTTGTGCCGGACTGGGCGGTCGACGCCGCCGTGAGGTGCGCGTCCCAGTCGGTCGGAGTGGGCAGTCCCAACTGGACGAGCCACTTCAACGAGACCAGTTTCAACACGGTGAGGGCCAGCGCGATCACCAGACCGACCCACATCCAGCCGGTCACCAGCAGCAGCACCGCGAACAGGGCACTGTTGACGGCCTTCGCCGGCTTCGACCAGTTCCAGCGGTAGATGCGCTCGTCGATGACGTGGAAGTAGTTCGGGCTGCGCACCGGCCAGGCCAGGAACGCGATCGAGAGGAAGCAGTCGATCACCATGAAGTTGAACAGGTAGACCCACACCGCAGGGCCGACCTCAGGCATGATCCACGCCAGGCCGACGTAGAAGCCTGCGCAGTTGGCACGGTCGCAGAGGATGTCGATGACGGCACCGATCCGGGTCTCGCAGTTGCGCCACCGGGCCCACGCACCGTCGGCCATGTCGCCGATCCAGTACACGACGAGTCCTGCGACCAACCACGTGAGGTCCTCACGCTGGGCGGCGATCCCGACCAGGACCAGAGATGCGATGGTGCGGACCGCGGTGATCACCGTGGCCCCCGTCAGGAGCTTCTCCTCGAGGATGCCGTAACGGTCGCGATCGGTCGTCTCAGTAGTGATCCCCACGGTCGACGAGCCTAGGTGTTCCGCCCCGACGGGGGAGGGAAGTCCATCAACTGGTGTGCGGGTGTCACACACACGCTGGGGCAGCCGGTGAGGAACCCGCCTCCCGGCTCCGTGCGAACGCCGAAGGCGGCCGTCCCGGTGGGGACGACCGCCTTCGATCAGTTCCGGCAGAGCCGGTTCAGCAGAGCCGGTTCAGCAGTGCTGCTTCAGCGGGGCAGGCCGCTGGCGCGCCAGCCGCCGAAGCCGCTGGAGAGCGAGGGACGCACGGCGCGGGCCGGGTTGGCCCACTCCGAACGTGCCTTCGGCTTCGGAGCCTCGGCGCCGCCCATCGCGGAGAAGATGGCCACGAGGGCCGCGATCTCCTGGGGGGTGGCGTCGGGGGTGACCACCTGCAGCACGGGGGCAGCAGGGGCCTTGTCGACAACTGCCTCGGTGGAGGCCGCGTTCTCTTCGGTCATGGCGGTCATCCCCCGATCACAGCGGGATGTTGCCGTGCTTCTTGGCCGGCAGCGAGGCGCGCTTGGTCTTGAGCAGGCGCAGCGCACGAACGATCTCGGCGCGGGTCTCGTGCGGCGGGATGACGGCGTCGACGTAGCCACGCTCAGCGGCGATGTACGGGTTCGCGAGGGTGCGCTCGTACTCGTCGATCAACTCGGCACGCTTGGCCTCCACGTCGCCACCCTCTGCCTCGACGGCAGCGAGCGTGCGGCGGTGGATGATGTTGGCCGCACCCTGAGCACCCATGACGGCGATCTGGGCGGTGGGCCACGCGATGTTCATGTCGGCACCGAGGTGCTTGGACGCCATCACGTCGTACGCGCCGCCGTAGGCCTTACGGGTGATGACGGTGACCAGCGGAACGGTGGCCTCGGCGTAGGCGTAGATCAGCTTGGCGCCACGGCGGATGATGCCGTCCCACTCCTGGTCGGTGCCCGGCAGGAAGCCCGGGACGTCGACGAAGGTGAGGACCGGGATGTTGAACGCGTCGCAGAAGCGGACGAAGCGAGCAGCCTTCTCGGAGGCGTCGATGTCGAGGCAACCGGCGAACTGCATCGGCTGGTTGGCGACGACGCCGACCGGCGAACCCTCGACGCGACCGAAGCCGACGATGATGTTCGGCGCGAACAGCTCCTGGACCTCGAGGAAGTCCTCGTCGTCCACGACGGCCGCGATGACGTCCTTCATGTCGTACGGCTGGTTCGGGGAGTCCGGGATGATCGTGTCGAGCGTACGGTCGAGGTCGGTGAACTCCAGGTCGGAGGCCTCGTCGTAGGTCGGCAGCGCGTCGAGGTTGTTCTGCGGCAGGTAGCTCAGCAGGGCCTTGACGTACTCGAAGGCGTCCTCTTCGTCGGAAGCCATGTAGTGGGCGTTGCCCGACTTGGTGTTGTGCGTGCGCGCACCACCGAGGTCCTCCATGGTGACGTCCTCGCCGGTGACGGTCTTGATGACGTCGGGGCCGGTGATGAACATGCCCGAGGTGCCGTCGACCATCACGGTGAAGTCGGTGACCGCGGGGGAGTAGACGTGACCACCGGCGCAGTTGCCCATGATCATCGAGATCTGCGGGATGACGCCCGAGGCGTGCACGTTGCGCTTGAAGATCTCGCCGTACAGACCCAGGGAGACGACGCCCTCCTGGATACGGGCGCCGGCGCCCTCGTTGATGCCGACCAGCGGGGAACCGGTCTTGACCGCGAGGTCCATGATCTTGGTGATCTTCTCGCCGTAGACCTCGCCCAGGGAGCCACCGAAGACGGTGAAGTCCTGGGAGAAGGCGCAGACCTGACGGCCGTTGACGGTGCCGTAACCGGTGACGACGCCGTCGCCGTACGGGCGGTTCTTCTCCAGGCCGAAGGCGATGGAGCGGTGGCGGGCCAGCTCGTCGATCTCGACGAAGGTGCCCTCGTCGAACAGCAGGGCAATGCGCTCGCGGGCGGTCAGGCGACCCTTTGCGTGCTGCTTCTCCACGGCCTTGGCGGAGCCGGCGTGGACGGCCTCGTCGATGCGGCGGTCCAGGTCAGCAAGCTTGCCCGCGGTGGTGTGGATGTCGATCTCGGGCTGTTCGGTCTTCTCGGCGCTCACCGGTAGTTCTCCTCGGCTGTGCTGCAAGTGGGGATCCCGGGGGCGACGCCGTCGACCTCCGGGCGGGCCGCGCGTGATTTCGCGGACGCCATAGAGCAATCTAATGGTTATGGAAGAAGTCCCTGCACCGCGCCCAGCCCTCGATCCCGACCACTTCCTCGAGATGCCCCACCCCCTGCGTGTGGAGGTGGTCGACGAGACCCCGTCCACGAACGCCGACGTCGTGGCCCGCGCCAAGGCGGGTGAGCCGGAGGGGCTGGTGATCGCCGCCGAGCACCAGACCTCGGGCCGGGGGCGACTCGACCGAGCGTGGGAGGTGCCGCGCGGGGGAGCGGTGACGTTCTCGATCCTGCTGCGTCCCTCGATCCCCACCCCGAACTGGACGCTGATCCCGCTCCTGGCCGGTGTCGCGGTCCAGGCGGCATTGGCCGACCGACTCCCCGAGGTGACCCTGAAGTGGCCCAACGACGTCCTGTACGAGGGCCGCAAGCTCTGCGGCATCCTCGTCGAGCGGGTCGAGACGCCCGAGGGTCCGGCGGCGGTGATCGGGATCGGCATCAACGTCAACCAGACCCGCGCCGAGCTCCCCGTGCCGACCGCGACGTCGTTGCTCGCCGAGATCGGTGAGTCCTTCGACCGTAACCAGGTACTGGAGCAGGTGCTCGGGTCGATCCGGGCGCTGCTGCCGCTGCTGGAGGACGCCGAGGTGCTGCGGGCCGTCTACGCCGACACCTGCTCGACGATCGGACAGGTCGTCGACGTGCACCTGCCCGGTGGCGAGACCGTGCGTGGCGAGGTCCTCGACATCGACACCCACGGCGCCCTGGTGATGAGCACCGGCGAGGGCACGTTCACCGCGCACGCCGG
Protein-coding regions in this window:
- a CDS encoding CDP-alcohol phosphatidyltransferase family protein, encoding MGITTETTDRDRYGILEEKLLTGATVITAVRTIASLVLVGIAAQREDLTWLVAGLVVYWIGDMADGAWARWRNCETRIGAVIDILCDRANCAGFYVGLAWIMPEVGPAVWVYLFNFMVIDCFLSIAFLAWPVRSPNYFHVIDERIYRWNWSKPAKAVNSALFAVLLLVTGWMWVGLVIALALTVLKLVSLKWLVQLGLPTPTDWDAHLTAASTAQSGTTHPHPA
- a CDS encoding acyl-CoA carboxylase subunit epsilon yields the protein MTEENAASTEAVVDKAPAAPVLQVVTPDATPQEIAALVAIFSAMGGAEAPKPKARSEWANPARAVRPSLSSGFGGWRASGLPR
- a CDS encoding Maf family protein; protein product: MSTPTTGVRPSMTLVLASQSPSRLKTLRTAGVEPVVIVSGVDEDQLSGLAPAPLAQALSELKCAAVVAVLPEHDEVPEGALVLACDSVLELDGEALGKPEFPEVAVQRWQQMRGRSGVLHTGHTLTDTASGRTVTATCSTTVHFADVDDDEIAAYVATGEPLWVAGAFTLEGYAAAFVTGIEGDHHNVVGVSLQTVRTLVRELGHSWTGLWTPQS
- a CDS encoding biotin--[acetyl-CoA-carboxylase] ligase, yielding MEEVPAPRPALDPDHFLEMPHPLRVEVVDETPSTNADVVARAKAGEPEGLVIAAEHQTSGRGRLDRAWEVPRGGAVTFSILLRPSIPTPNWTLIPLLAGVAVQAALADRLPEVTLKWPNDVLYEGRKLCGILVERVETPEGPAAVIGIGINVNQTRAELPVPTATSLLAEIGESFDRNQVLEQVLGSIRALLPLLEDAEVLRAVYADTCSTIGQVVDVHLPGGETVRGEVLDIDTHGALVMSTGEGTFTAHAGDVVHVRPAS
- a CDS encoding DUF885 domain-containing protein, which translates into the protein MNAEHPTSLPVDVPSDERADERTVDARCDAYVVEYAALDPIAATYYGIEGYDHLLTDYSPAGFAAREELARRALADVAALTPVDAREAVAKAAFLERVGLQVELSEAGHERCALSVIDSPLHSIRSVFDLMPTEGTEAWEKIVARLEAVPATLEGYRVTLAEEAARGHVVAARQYTEVAAQVERWTGQTGSGDFFVDLAAGADAEGALRTGLEKAARAASRALAEFGMFLDDEMAPQGRRNEAVGREHYALASRAFLGAEIDLEETYAWGWAELARIKADMDVTADAIVPGADLAAAVAHLDADPARRIEGGEAFRAWMQDLADRTVEALADTHFDIPAPVRTIECCLAPTNDGGIYYTGPSEDFSRPGRMWWSVPEGITSFTPWRETTTVFHEGVPGHHLQIGQTVHRAELLNRWQRTMCWVSGHGEGWALYAEHLMDELGHLSDPADRLGFLDAQALRAARVVVDLGMHLELEIPTDNPFGFHPGETWTPALGLEFMGEHTQLDAATLKFEVDRYLGWPGQAPSYKVGERIWLAARDEARALAGDAFDPKTFHSRALDLGSMGLDPLRAALRALSEENDA
- a CDS encoding acyl-CoA carboxylase subunit beta, which translates into the protein MSAEKTEQPEIDIHTTAGKLADLDRRIDEAVHAGSAKAVEKQHAKGRLTARERIALLFDEGTFVEIDELARHRSIAFGLEKNRPYGDGVVTGYGTVNGRQVCAFSQDFTVFGGSLGEVYGEKITKIMDLAVKTGSPLVGINEGAGARIQEGVVSLGLYGEIFKRNVHASGVIPQISMIMGNCAGGHVYSPAVTDFTVMVDGTSGMFITGPDVIKTVTGEDVTMEDLGGARTHNTKSGNAHYMASDEEDAFEYVKALLSYLPQNNLDALPTYDEASDLEFTDLDRTLDTIIPDSPNQPYDMKDVIAAVVDDEDFLEVQELFAPNIIVGFGRVEGSPVGVVANQPMQFAGCLDIDASEKAARFVRFCDAFNIPVLTFVDVPGFLPGTDQEWDGIIRRGAKLIYAYAEATVPLVTVITRKAYGGAYDVMASKHLGADMNIAWPTAQIAVMGAQGAANIIHRRTLAAVEAEGGDVEAKRAELIDEYERTLANPYIAAERGYVDAVIPPHETRAEIVRALRLLKTKRASLPAKKHGNIPL
- a CDS encoding GtrA family protein, with the translated sequence MADLRRRLAGELSKFLTVGALATAVAFVIFNALVHGGPFFEAPLNGHPQLAYVLANTVGMVISFRGTRNWAFAERDVRHKDGGRTAFIVINFATMLIPMACLWISRGALGLDDAVSDNISANVIGLGIGTAARFALLRQYVFPREGLAVTTGSQPVVTLDGAVATGETDAESAPARRTA